A single window of Planctomycetia bacterium DNA harbors:
- a CDS encoding sigma-54 dependent transcriptional regulator — protein MPTLLAIDDDRSVLHLITHAFKDSPVTVVTARDVAEGLDIVRKGADVVLLDIMLPDISGLEAARKFQALDPKLPVIFITASGTSDTAIEAMKLGAYDYLLKPLDLPNLRDLVTRALEIRRLMKVPVELPRDGVQRFDNNDQIIGRCSAMQEVFKAIGRVASQNVTVLINSESGTGKELISRAIYHHSHRANKQFLAVNCAAIPDALLESELFGHEKGSFTGADQRRIGKFEQLSGGTIFLDEVGDMSPLVQSKVLRLLQEQRFERVGGHETIQTDVRIIAATNRDLKQMAAQGKFREDLYYRLNGFTIKIPPLRERGDDILLLLQYCLQKFSRELGKNVHSISPEALDLLVHYGWPGNVRELEAVIRQSLLQTTGSVILPEFLPDSVRFDPGEPVILDPNDDPASDLEAFLNTRLRNENAQDIYVETLEMMERYVISRVLRHTEGNQSQAAKMLGITRGTLRNKIRTLRISLGTTVTLDEEPEAATNAE, from the coding sequence GTCACCGCCCGCGACGTGGCCGAAGGGCTCGACATCGTGCGTAAAGGTGCCGACGTCGTCTTGCTCGATATCATGCTGCCCGACATTTCCGGGCTCGAAGCGGCACGGAAGTTTCAGGCGCTCGATCCGAAGCTTCCCGTGATCTTCATCACCGCGAGCGGCACGAGCGACACGGCGATCGAAGCGATGAAGCTTGGCGCGTACGACTATCTGCTGAAGCCGCTTGATCTGCCGAACCTGCGCGACCTCGTAACCCGCGCACTGGAGATTCGGCGCTTGATGAAGGTGCCGGTCGAGCTGCCGCGCGACGGGGTGCAGCGGTTCGATAACAACGACCAGATCATCGGCCGGTGTTCGGCGATGCAGGAAGTGTTCAAGGCGATCGGTCGGGTCGCTTCGCAAAACGTCACGGTGCTCATCAACAGCGAAAGCGGCACCGGCAAAGAGCTGATCTCGCGCGCGATCTACCACCACAGCCATCGGGCCAACAAGCAATTTCTGGCGGTGAACTGCGCGGCGATTCCCGATGCGCTGCTCGAAAGCGAATTGTTCGGCCACGAGAAAGGCTCGTTCACTGGTGCCGATCAGCGCCGCATCGGCAAGTTCGAACAACTATCAGGCGGCACGATTTTCCTCGACGAAGTGGGAGATATGTCGCCGCTCGTGCAAAGCAAAGTGCTACGGCTCCTGCAGGAACAGCGGTTCGAGCGCGTCGGCGGACACGAAACCATTCAGACCGACGTGCGGATCATCGCGGCGACGAATCGCGATCTGAAGCAGATGGCGGCGCAAGGGAAGTTCCGCGAAGACTTGTATTACCGCCTCAACGGTTTCACGATCAAGATTCCGCCGCTGCGTGAACGGGGCGACGACATCCTGCTGTTGTTGCAATACTGCTTGCAGAAGTTCAGCCGCGAGCTCGGCAAGAACGTGCATAGCATCTCGCCGGAAGCGTTGGACTTGCTCGTGCATTACGGTTGGCCCGGCAACGTGCGCGAGTTGGAAGCCGTGATTCGTCAATCGCTGTTGCAGACGACCGGCTCCGTGATCTTGCCGGAATTCCTGCCCGACAGCGTCCGGTTCGATCCGGGCGAGCCGGTGATTTTGGACCCGAACGACGACCCGGCCAGCGATCTCGAAGCGTTTCTCAACACGCGCTTGCGTAACGAGAACGCGCAAGACATCTACGTCGAGACGTTGGAAATGATGGAGCGTTACGTGATCAGTCGGGTCTTGCGACACACCGAAGGAAACCAATCGCAAGCCGCGAAGATGCTCGGCATCACGCGCGGAACGCTCCGCAACAAGATCCGGACGTTGCGTATTTCGCTCGGTACGACGGTGACGCTCGACGAAGAGCCGGAAGCCGCCACGAACGCGGAATAG